A single window of Paenibacillus sp. SYP-B4298 DNA harbors:
- a CDS encoding glycoside hydrolase family 9 protein yields MKRWIALVLSIAVVLAPAISSSEVYASYGAPTGWRDLPDYYVFKDAHRGGWSGSSGGLETVDGNLPVDWGVTYENLPSLRFNVTSNVDWMVSILVMNEWANHDIHNYVPNGYLEFNVKGQNGGEQFMIGGDDHVARRPSGVERKVLKPISDYVNVTTQWQHVKIPLKDIYDDPSVDLDEYNAKAIYLDKVNNAPFKVWINQLKLTSPDKEPAFPAIKVNQVGFRNDAEKYAYVSGFEDELTADVGTPFQVRRASDDTVVYSGQLVLVKNYDMDSGERVLKAVFTDLQDSGEYYMTVSAPGIEGSPRFTIEDEVYQSLLVDASRYYYYQRSGTALLPQYAPDFYRADLTPMDTVAQFESNSSRIKNVSKGWFDAGDKGKYTVAGASAIDTLLWSYDLFPETYADNQFNIPESGNGIPDVLDEARWEIEWLLHMQDPLTGGFYGKVESFPDDGQITKRLVKDVYGGAVDVKPTNDTAMAVAALAHASITYAPYDQAFAAACLEAAKKGWSYLEQHPHNIKGPGYSADQDRDSRLVASAAMYRVTGEAKYHHYYLSHYTEAQAVFENSTGDWVGPWHYAFFHYMKANNRNQAAEQWYHDKFTVWINKEINRYETNAWNHTLYEGNYYWGSNNMILGTANEALIGSWLLGKYDDTIRNMANSAIHYILGANPLRKSYVTGYGEDSLQTVYGLLNQDSRPGIIKGVMPLGPNRYNNPGISIFPAKNFMDCAVEWTTNEHTVGSTANLVFITAYANSNLNAPVSEPN; encoded by the coding sequence GTGAAAAGATGGATAGCTCTTGTCTTAAGCATCGCAGTTGTGTTGGCTCCAGCAATCTCATCGTCCGAGGTCTATGCAAGCTATGGCGCTCCGACGGGCTGGAGGGATCTTCCAGACTATTATGTATTCAAGGATGCTCACAGAGGAGGATGGTCGGGAAGCAGCGGCGGGCTGGAGACGGTAGACGGAAATTTGCCTGTAGATTGGGGAGTGACTTATGAAAATTTGCCGTCCTTGAGGTTTAATGTGACGAGCAACGTGGACTGGATGGTTTCCATTCTTGTTATGAATGAGTGGGCAAACCATGATATTCATAACTATGTCCCGAACGGTTATCTGGAATTTAACGTCAAGGGCCAGAATGGTGGGGAGCAATTCATGATTGGCGGCGACGACCATGTAGCCAGACGCCCGTCGGGTGTGGAACGCAAGGTGTTAAAACCCATTTCGGATTATGTAAACGTCACCACGCAGTGGCAGCATGTCAAAATTCCGCTCAAAGATATTTATGATGATCCGTCGGTTGATCTGGATGAATACAACGCCAAAGCTATCTATCTGGACAAAGTAAACAATGCGCCATTTAAGGTATGGATTAATCAGCTCAAGCTGACTTCCCCCGACAAGGAGCCCGCATTCCCGGCGATCAAGGTGAATCAGGTAGGCTTCCGGAATGATGCGGAGAAGTATGCTTATGTCTCAGGCTTTGAAGATGAGTTGACCGCTGATGTGGGAACCCCGTTTCAGGTCAGGAGAGCTTCTGATGATACCGTTGTGTATAGCGGACAGTTAGTGTTGGTCAAAAATTATGATATGGATTCCGGAGAGAGGGTTCTGAAGGCTGTATTTACAGATCTCCAGGACTCGGGAGAATATTATATGACCGTCAGTGCGCCGGGTATAGAGGGCTCTCCCCGCTTTACAATTGAGGATGAGGTATACCAGTCTTTATTGGTAGACGCTTCCAGATATTATTATTACCAGCGCTCGGGGACGGCGCTTCTACCGCAATATGCCCCCGATTTCTACAGAGCTGATCTTACCCCGATGGATACGGTCGCTCAGTTTGAATCGAATTCTTCAAGGATCAAGAATGTGTCCAAGGGATGGTTCGACGCCGGTGACAAAGGCAAATATACCGTTGCTGGTGCATCAGCGATCGACACTCTGTTATGGTCGTATGACCTCTTCCCGGAGACCTATGCCGACAACCAGTTCAATATCCCGGAGAGCGGCAATGGCATACCGGATGTGCTGGATGAGGCCAGATGGGAAATAGAATGGCTTCTGCATATGCAGGACCCGCTGACCGGAGGCTTCTATGGAAAGGTAGAGTCATTCCCCGACGATGGGCAAATAACCAAACGGCTTGTGAAGGATGTGTACGGCGGTGCCGTCGATGTGAAGCCTACCAATGATACCGCTATGGCTGTGGCTGCTCTGGCTCATGCCTCCATCACGTATGCGCCATATGATCAAGCTTTTGCCGCGGCTTGTCTGGAGGCCGCCAAGAAGGGATGGAGTTATCTGGAGCAGCATCCCCATAATATTAAAGGCCCGGGCTATAGTGCTGATCAGGACCGGGATTCAAGACTTGTAGCCTCTGCAGCTATGTATAGAGTGACGGGTGAGGCGAAGTATCATCATTATTATTTGAGCCACTATACGGAAGCGCAAGCTGTCTTCGAGAATTCAACAGGAGATTGGGTGGGTCCCTGGCATTATGCGTTCTTCCACTATATGAAAGCGAATAACCGGAATCAGGCTGCCGAGCAATGGTATCATGACAAGTTCACGGTCTGGATCAATAAGGAAATTAACCGATATGAAACCAATGCATGGAATCATACCTTATACGAAGGCAACTATTATTGGGGCAGCAATAATATGATTCTCGGAACAGCCAACGAAGCATTAATTGGCTCCTGGTTGCTGGGCAAGTATGATGATACGATCAGGAACATGGCTAATTCCGCCATCCACTATATTTTAGGCGCTAATCCGCTAAGAAAAAGCTATGTAACAGGGTATGGCGAGGATAGCCTCCAAACGGTGTACGGACTGTTGAATCAGGACAGCAGACCAGGGATTATAAAAGGTGTAATGCCGCTTGGACCTAATCGGTACAACAATCCCGGCATCTCGATATTCCCTGCCAAGAACTTCATGGATTGCGCTGTGGAATGGACGACCAACGAACATACGGTAGGCTCTACAGCCAATCTCGTATTTATCACCGCGTATGCCAACAGCAACCTGAATGCTCCGGTTTCAGAACCTAATTGA
- a CDS encoding LacI family DNA-binding transcriptional regulator, which translates to MKPTIYDIAKLAGVSIATVSKVFNGKGRISESTRQRILRISEEINYQPNMLASALTGKKTYTIGLLIPDLVNPFFAELARHVEDRSHELGFNLVICNTDNNADKENKYIQLLRQKSADGIIVATGVRNEALLKELIEQHMPVALIAREQSTLAASSVVVDDYAGGYSAAAYLAEGGHKRIAVLAESLTVSSSKERIRGYRQALGEAAIRYDSSLIYVSDFSVQGGKQMALQALAAHPRPSAIFACNDILAIGAMQAARELGIRIPQELSVVGFDNTILASMTDPPMSTVAQPIQQMGHQVVDLITQEINQEKKAKQRVVLLPELIVRGSSGPATPNA; encoded by the coding sequence ATGAAACCGACGATCTATGATATTGCCAAGCTGGCCGGGGTATCGATTGCAACCGTGTCCAAGGTGTTCAACGGCAAGGGCCGCATTAGCGAGAGCACGCGGCAGCGCATCCTGCGGATTAGCGAAGAGATTAATTACCAGCCCAATATGTTGGCCTCGGCGCTGACGGGCAAGAAGACCTACACGATCGGCCTGCTCATTCCCGATCTCGTCAACCCGTTCTTTGCGGAGCTGGCGCGGCATGTCGAGGATCGTTCCCATGAGCTGGGCTTCAATCTGGTCATCTGCAATACAGACAACAATGCGGATAAGGAGAATAAGTATATCCAGCTTCTCCGCCAAAAAAGCGCTGACGGCATCATCGTCGCTACCGGTGTCCGCAATGAGGCGCTGCTCAAGGAACTGATCGAGCAGCATATGCCGGTTGCCTTGATTGCCCGCGAGCAATCGACGCTCGCTGCCAGCTCGGTGGTCGTCGATGACTACGCAGGCGGCTACAGCGCGGCCGCATATCTGGCTGAGGGCGGACACAAACGGATTGCTGTGCTTGCCGAGAGTCTGACGGTCAGCAGCAGCAAGGAGCGGATTCGCGGTTATCGGCAAGCGCTTGGGGAGGCGGCCATCCGCTATGATTCCTCCTTAATATACGTGAGCGATTTCTCCGTTCAGGGAGGTAAGCAGATGGCGTTGCAGGCTCTCGCTGCCCATCCACGTCCGAGCGCCATCTTCGCCTGCAACGACATCCTGGCGATTGGAGCGATGCAGGCTGCGCGGGAGCTGGGCATCCGCATTCCCCAAGAGCTGTCCGTGGTTGGCTTCGATAATACCATCCTCGCCTCCATGACCGATCCGCCTATGTCGACAGTGGCTCAGCCCATCCAGCAGATGGGACATCAGGTCGTCGATCTGATCACGCAGGAGATCAACCAGGAGAAGAAGGCGAAGCAGCGCGTGGTGCTGCTGCCAGAGCTGATCGTGCGCGGGTCGTCCGGCCCGGCCACGCCAAATGCCTGA
- a CDS encoding LysR family transcriptional regulator: protein MHIEQLEYIVEIAKSGSLSAAAQQLHITQSALSQSVAKLEEELGIPLFHRTHTGAKVTEHGRKVVHKALEALHAINEMKEYAEFEQSMFSGELTISVFPGLMPILVQALSTIKKEYPRLRIHIDEQVSEAIIQDVRSNRIGLGLAVMYAEEVEQAAGLVFEPMVDSKLVVCAHKQSPAAQSRTIHPRELANYEFVLFRDRFVEDMVSRYSAEWGKLSTLFTTNNAESIYTALKGNMGLTIGHDFSFLGQYERIPEPLTLVEIEPFVQRPMKVGWIRSEKHPVAQLHRLCIHRFKYALDMIRI, encoded by the coding sequence ATGCATATTGAACAACTGGAATATATCGTGGAGATCGCCAAGTCGGGGTCGCTTTCTGCAGCGGCACAGCAATTGCATATTACACAGTCCGCCTTGTCGCAGTCGGTTGCGAAGCTGGAGGAGGAGCTCGGCATTCCGCTCTTCCACCGGACTCACACGGGCGCGAAGGTGACGGAGCATGGACGCAAGGTGGTTCATAAGGCGCTTGAGGCGCTGCATGCGATAAATGAGATGAAGGAATACGCGGAATTCGAGCAAAGCATGTTCAGCGGAGAATTGACGATCTCGGTGTTCCCCGGGCTGATGCCGATTCTGGTCCAGGCTCTATCCACGATCAAGAAGGAGTATCCTCGCTTGCGTATTCACATCGACGAGCAAGTATCTGAGGCCATCATACAGGATGTGCGCTCCAACCGGATCGGGCTGGGGTTGGCTGTTATGTATGCGGAGGAGGTGGAGCAGGCGGCGGGACTCGTATTCGAGCCGATGGTGGACAGCAAGCTGGTCGTATGCGCCCATAAGCAATCGCCGGCGGCTCAGAGCCGAACCATTCATCCACGGGAGCTCGCCAACTATGAGTTTGTGCTGTTCCGAGACAGGTTTGTCGAGGATATGGTCTCCAGGTACAGTGCGGAATGGGGAAAGCTGTCTACCCTGTTCACGACTAATAATGCCGAATCGATCTATACGGCGCTGAAGGGAAATATGGGGTTAACCATCGGCCATGATTTTTCCTTTCTCGGCCAGTATGAGCGTATTCCAGAGCCGTTGACGCTGGTGGAGATTGAACCGTTTGTCCAGCGGCCGATGAAGGTCGGATGGATTCGGTCGGAGAAGCACCCGGTTGCCCAGTTGCATCGGCTCTGTATTCATCGTTTCAAGTATGCACTGGATATGATCCGGATCTGA
- a CDS encoding 2,3-butanediol dehydrogenase, which yields MKAAVFHAAKDVRVEQVELPATPADKVKVKVAYAGICGSDLHAYHHGIGVQIGTPHPLSGKMAPLTLGHEFSGVIEEVGQEVSGWQVGDRVTIEPLIYCGACANCRSGNYNRCDQVGFVGLNDNGGFAEYVLLEPRTLHKLPDNVSFEEAALAEPTAVALHAVRESKLKVGNNVAVFGVGPIGLLTILAAQSAGAARVYAVDVSAERLELAARLGAIPINSLQQDAASVILGETGGVAVAYEAAGVQATLTSALSVVKKGGEVMVIAAYAAPVQLNMMELMIKEASVTSILAYRHIFPDVLALISSGKLDVKQVITKKITLDQIVEDGFELLVQDKSQAKILVQVNEL from the coding sequence ATGAAGGCTGCTGTATTTCATGCTGCAAAAGATGTCCGTGTCGAGCAAGTCGAGCTTCCGGCAACACCTGCCGACAAGGTGAAAGTCAAGGTCGCATACGCCGGGATCTGCGGAAGCGATCTGCATGCATACCATCACGGAATCGGAGTTCAGATCGGGACGCCCCATCCGCTTAGCGGGAAAATGGCACCGCTAACATTGGGACATGAATTCTCAGGTGTCATCGAGGAGGTCGGCCAGGAGGTCAGCGGCTGGCAAGTAGGGGATCGGGTAACGATCGAGCCGCTGATCTACTGTGGCGCATGCGCCAACTGTCGCTCTGGCAATTACAACCGTTGCGACCAGGTCGGCTTTGTCGGTCTGAATGATAATGGAGGCTTCGCCGAGTATGTTCTGCTGGAGCCGCGCACACTGCACAAGCTGCCGGACAATGTCTCCTTCGAGGAAGCTGCGCTGGCCGAGCCTACTGCGGTGGCGCTGCACGCTGTGCGAGAGAGCAAGCTCAAGGTAGGCAATAATGTCGCCGTCTTCGGCGTAGGGCCGATCGGCCTGCTCACCATTCTGGCCGCCCAATCTGCGGGAGCCGCCCGCGTCTATGCCGTCGATGTGTCCGCGGAGCGGCTGGAGCTGGCCGCCCGACTGGGCGCGATTCCGATCAACAGTCTGCAACAGGACGCGGCCTCGGTCATCCTCGGCGAGACAGGCGGTGTAGCTGTCGCATATGAAGCAGCGGGCGTGCAGGCAACACTGACAAGCGCTCTGTCTGTGGTGAAGAAGGGCGGAGAGGTGATGGTCATCGCCGCTTATGCCGCCCCTGTCCAACTGAACATGATGGAGCTGATGATCAAGGAGGCGAGCGTGACCTCGATTCTCGCTTATCGTCACATCTTCCCAGATGTACTGGCACTTATCTCATCCGGCAAGCTGGATGTGAAGCAGGTCATCACGAAGAAGATTACCCTGGATCAGATCGTCGAGGATGGCTTCGAGCTGCTCGTTCAAGATAAGAGCCAAGCCAAAATCCTGGTTCAAGTGAACGAGCTGTAA